A genomic window from Algoriphagus sp. Y33 includes:
- a CDS encoding glycoside hydrolase family 108 protein — protein sequence MKPETQTPLYKWGYTLGMLVIFFGCTLQDQDDLFETSANKQLLSEAKSWFIHQTELDSGPNSRVVTFIEGEPVWNKAKEHFYMGKPALEIPVRLNVKNLFSLKNEQWKEQAGDYRVLLFRIGPNAFEPYLMKVESEEDSINPKFKNVNKLSLMEIPSDFSGNYSFFHLDGRFVGSWIIEKGERIKSVSFSKPASTKSDTIANTRVSGWTYNCTVTTYTTYVQAGTGEPQIVERYETYECMFALSMAPTGPEDTRGGEHPGCYEPHPNFEGLVVPCNDEPDPCNNFEDLVDKVLNTEGGFVNDPIDKGGATNKGIAWKTRTNAAQPILGKEPTLENLENITVADAKAIYKVLYWDSIRLSEIEDGDLRWLLFDFHINSGPNAIYQLQELLNQLGADLTVDGIIGTNTLNFINDYENSIELYNEYKATRISFLENIVTTSVNRYLARFPNATESELKSKTQRRFRDGWINRVEEFIEKTVDNYLNVNC from the coding sequence ATGAAACCAGAAACACAGACTCCCCTGTATAAATGGGGGTATACCCTTGGGATGCTAGTCATTTTTTTTGGCTGTACATTACAAGATCAAGATGACCTCTTTGAGACATCGGCAAACAAGCAATTGCTTAGCGAAGCAAAAAGTTGGTTTATACACCAGACTGAACTAGATTCTGGCCCAAATTCTAGAGTTGTCACATTTATCGAGGGGGAGCCGGTATGGAATAAAGCAAAGGAGCATTTCTACATGGGAAAACCAGCCTTGGAAATACCTGTAAGACTAAACGTGAAAAATCTCTTCTCCCTCAAAAATGAACAATGGAAAGAACAAGCAGGGGATTATCGGGTGCTTCTTTTTAGAATTGGACCAAATGCATTTGAGCCTTACCTTATGAAAGTAGAAAGTGAGGAGGACAGCATAAATCCCAAATTTAAGAATGTGAACAAACTCAGTCTGATGGAAATCCCATCCGACTTCAGTGGTAACTACTCCTTCTTTCATCTCGATGGAAGATTTGTCGGGTCATGGATTATAGAAAAAGGAGAACGTATCAAATCCGTTTCTTTTTCAAAACCCGCAAGCACAAAGTCTGATACAATAGCTAATACAAGAGTAAGTGGCTGGACTTATAACTGCACTGTGACGACTTACACCACATACGTACAAGCTGGTACAGGAGAGCCTCAAATCGTAGAGCGATATGAGACATATGAGTGTATGTTTGCCCTATCAATGGCTCCTACCGGTCCAGAAGATACCCGAGGAGGAGAACATCCGGGGTGTTATGAGCCACATCCGAATTTTGAGGGATTGGTGGTTCCATGTAATGATGAACCAGATCCATGCAATAATTTCGAAGATTTAGTAGACAAAGTACTGAATACCGAAGGAGGTTTTGTTAACGATCCTATCGACAAAGGCGGTGCAACAAACAAAGGTATAGCTTGGAAAACACGGACTAATGCAGCTCAACCTATACTAGGTAAAGAACCTACCTTAGAAAATTTAGAAAATATAACTGTTGCCGATGCAAAAGCTATTTACAAAGTCTTGTACTGGGATTCTATTAGACTTTCTGAAATTGAAGATGGAGATCTAAGATGGTTACTTTTTGATTTTCATATAAATTCAGGTCCAAATGCGATTTACCAACTGCAGGAATTATTAAATCAGCTAGGGGCAGATTTGACTGTAGATGGAATCATTGGTACAAACACCTTGAATTTCATAAATGATTATGAAAATAGTATTGAACTTTACAATGAGTATAAGGCTACCAGAATATCCTTCTTAGAAAACATAGTCACAACCAGTGTCAATAGATATTTAGCTCGATTTCCAAATGCAACAGAATCTGAATTGAAATCAAAAACTCAACGTAGATTTAGAGATGGTTGGATCAATAGAGTTGAAGAATTTATTGAAAAGACTGTAGATAATTATTTAAACGTAAATTGTTAA
- a CDS encoding acetyltransferase — MEKPVIIFGAKGIAHPALEIFNSNNVVVFGFLDEDEKIYGTEINTVSVLGNPEDDGFLKLIGQKTEAFVAEENPKYRKFLVELLNDRRKVQPVNAIHQRSYISTDAVIGHGNFINANVNIGAGAEVGSHCIINSAAVIEHKAKLGDFVQIGAGSVINSEVTIEEGAFIGSGATIVSGVTIGKNARIGAGSVVISTVGANETVFGNPAAKVK, encoded by the coding sequence ATGGAAAAACCGGTAATAATTTTTGGTGCTAAAGGCATCGCCCATCCCGCACTTGAGATATTCAACAGCAACAATGTCGTTGTTTTTGGATTCTTGGATGAGGACGAGAAAATTTATGGGACAGAAATCAATACTGTGTCTGTACTTGGAAATCCTGAGGATGATGGTTTCTTAAAACTCATAGGCCAGAAGACTGAGGCGTTTGTGGCAGAAGAAAATCCGAAATACCGTAAGTTCTTGGTGGAGTTGTTGAATGATCGCAGAAAGGTACAACCTGTTAACGCGATCCATCAGCGTTCTTACATTTCTACAGATGCGGTCATTGGTCATGGTAATTTCATCAATGCAAATGTCAACATCGGTGCAGGTGCTGAGGTTGGAAGCCACTGCATCATTAATTCCGCCGCGGTTATTGAGCATAAAGCCAAATTGGGCGACTTTGTTCAAATCGGAGCCGGATCAGTGATCAATTCTGAAGTGACTATCGAAGAAGGTGCTTTTATCGGTTCGGGTGCTACGATTGTATCCGGAGTTACTATTGGTAAAAATGCGAGAATTGGAGCTGGCTCAGTGGTGATTTCTACTGTGGGAGCGAATGAAACGGTTTTTGGAAATCCTGCCGCAAAAGTTAAATAG
- a CDS encoding DUF2851 family protein yields MTFKEDFLQLVWKYQYFQKDKLYTTNGDELKIIQVGFHNQSEGPDFRDSVVVIDGVIFHGHVEVHRLASEWKQHAHGGNPAYNSVVLHVVWEDDRKVLRNDGTPMPTLELKGLIFLDIWRNYERMLDYKSDLPCAHGLKGAPGIVRFSASEKALVERLQEKSALILEILRSTTDDWEETAYRWLFVCFGFKNNSLAMGELATLVPYKILQKHRDQLPVLEAILMGQAGLLPMDSEEPYVQHLIREYDFYRKKYKWESRMKRQHWTFMGVRPSNFPTVRIAQLSAILSNAPNLLQSVIQDSHDFASFRKLLKVKPSDYWKHHYSFGKPSERQASAGISSMALDLLVINYVIPLWFAYGRYFEEPDWQERCFDLLQEVSAENNHITRCFQSHGWSAENAFDSQGMIGLFKNYCQPKKCLQCKIAQSLIKSESK; encoded by the coding sequence ATGACATTCAAAGAAGACTTTTTACAACTCGTATGGAAGTATCAATATTTCCAGAAGGACAAGCTCTATACTACGAATGGCGATGAATTAAAAATAATCCAGGTAGGATTTCATAATCAGAGCGAGGGGCCTGATTTCAGGGATTCGGTTGTGGTAATCGATGGGGTAATCTTCCATGGGCATGTGGAGGTGCACAGGCTGGCAAGTGAATGGAAGCAGCATGCACATGGCGGGAATCCTGCCTACAATTCTGTCGTGCTTCATGTAGTGTGGGAAGATGATAGGAAAGTTCTGCGGAATGATGGAACTCCAATGCCGACGTTGGAGCTAAAAGGGCTGATTTTTTTGGATATCTGGAGAAATTATGAGCGGATGCTGGATTATAAATCTGACTTGCCCTGTGCTCATGGATTAAAGGGAGCACCGGGAATTGTGAGATTTTCCGCCTCGGAAAAGGCGTTGGTAGAGCGACTTCAGGAAAAGTCAGCACTGATTTTGGAAATTCTAAGATCTACGACCGACGATTGGGAGGAAACAGCGTACAGGTGGCTGTTTGTTTGCTTTGGCTTCAAGAATAATAGTCTGGCAATGGGGGAATTGGCCACATTGGTTCCTTATAAAATCCTTCAAAAGCACCGTGACCAATTGCCGGTTTTGGAGGCAATCCTGATGGGGCAGGCAGGTCTGCTGCCCATGGATTCCGAAGAACCCTATGTACAGCATTTGATCCGGGAATATGATTTTTATAGAAAGAAATATAAATGGGAGTCGCGGATGAAGCGGCAGCATTGGACATTTATGGGTGTTCGTCCAAGTAATTTTCCTACAGTCAGAATCGCACAATTGTCGGCAATATTGTCCAATGCACCCAATTTACTTCAATCGGTGATACAAGATTCCCATGATTTCGCAAGTTTCAGAAAGTTGTTGAAAGTGAAGCCAAGTGATTATTGGAAGCATCATTATAGTTTTGGCAAACCTTCGGAAAGACAGGCAAGTGCGGGGATTTCCAGCATGGCACTGGATCTTTTGGTGATTAATTATGTGATTCCGCTCTGGTTTGCATACGGGCGATATTTCGAGGAGCCTGACTGGCAAGAGCGTTGTTTTGATTTGTTGCAGGAAGTGTCTGCAGAAAACAATCACATCACCCGGTGCTTCCAATCACATGGTTGGTCTGCAGAAAATGCATTTGATTCTCAGGGGATGATTGGGCTTTTTAAGAATTACTGTCAGCCCAAGAAATGTCTGCAATGCAAAATAGCCCAGTCGCTCATCAAATCAGAATCCAAATGA
- the pyrF gene encoding orotidine-5'-phosphate decarboxylase, translating to MTRAELFSQIQKKSSFLCVGLDTDLSKIPAHLKSEVDPIYSFCRQIIEETADYAVAYKPNIAFFEALGPQGWETLQKVLEIIPKEIFTIADAKRGDIGNTSKLYAKAFFEKMDFDSVTVAPYMGADSVTPFLEFKEKWVILLALTSNAGSMDFQLIKDENGKPLYQAVLEKSQEWGSPENLMYVVGATRGELIGEVRKLVPDNFFLVPGVGAQGGSLSDVAKYGMNSQCGLLVNSSRGILYASEERDFAQMAKREAKKLQVEMGELLGKHL from the coding sequence ATGACCCGAGCCGAGCTTTTCTCCCAAATCCAGAAAAAATCATCCTTTTTGTGTGTAGGTCTTGACACTGATCTCTCGAAAATTCCAGCCCATCTGAAAAGTGAAGTAGATCCGATCTATAGCTTCTGCAGGCAGATCATAGAAGAGACGGCGGATTATGCGGTGGCTTACAAGCCGAATATTGCTTTCTTTGAAGCATTGGGACCTCAGGGCTGGGAGACGTTGCAGAAGGTATTGGAGATTATTCCAAAGGAGATTTTCACCATTGCAGATGCGAAACGTGGGGATATTGGTAACACTTCTAAACTATATGCCAAGGCTTTTTTCGAGAAAATGGACTTTGATTCGGTGACAGTAGCTCCATATATGGGGGCGGATAGTGTGACACCGTTTTTGGAGTTTAAGGAAAAATGGGTAATACTTTTGGCTTTGACTTCAAATGCGGGTTCTATGGATTTCCAGCTGATCAAAGACGAAAATGGCAAGCCGTTATATCAGGCGGTTTTGGAGAAAAGCCAAGAATGGGGTTCTCCCGAAAATCTGATGTATGTGGTGGGAGCTACACGTGGAGAACTGATCGGAGAAGTGAGAAAATTGGTGCCGGATAATTTCTTTTTAGTGCCGGGGGTAGGGGCGCAGGGAGGCAGCTTATCCGATGTTGCCAAGTACGGAATGAATTCGCAATGCGGGCTATTGGTAAATTCCAGTAGAGGGATTTTATATGCGTCGGAGGAAAGGGATTTTGCTCAAATGGCCAAGCGGGAAGCAAAGAAACTGCAGGTGGAAATGGGAGAATTGCTAGGAAAACACCTTTAA
- a CDS encoding transposase, producing MKYSVLFRKEAVDQVIYDKRSVLKVGQELGIDKSLIRKWVLLYQRHGIMGLMPISKRQYPPEFKVKVIKTMRKKSLSLLEACIQFNIRSTGALVKWIGLYDENGAEGFARKERKTKLPMTKRTKKPKTKEEELLEELASLRAENAYLKKLHALIQAEKEKEENRKSSRN from the coding sequence ATGAAGTATTCAGTTCTCTTCAGGAAAGAGGCTGTTGACCAAGTCATCTATGACAAACGATCAGTACTAAAGGTTGGTCAGGAATTAGGTATTGATAAATCCCTTATCAGGAAATGGGTTCTGTTGTATCAAAGGCATGGGATCATGGGACTTATGCCTATTTCTAAAAGGCAATATCCACCTGAATTCAAAGTCAAGGTTATCAAAACCATGAGGAAGAAGTCCCTATCTTTATTGGAAGCCTGTATTCAGTTTAATATTCGAAGCACTGGAGCGCTGGTAAAATGGATAGGGCTTTATGATGAAAATGGAGCTGAAGGTTTTGCAAGGAAAGAAAGAAAAACGAAGTTGCCTATGACCAAAAGAACTAAGAAGCCAAAGACCAAGGAAGAGGAACTATTGGAGGAACTAGCTTCCTTAAGAGCTGAAAACGCCTATTTAAAAAAGCTACATGCCTTAATTCAAGCCGAAAAAGAGAAAGAAGAAAATCGGAAATCATCCAGGAATTAA
- a CDS encoding IS3 family transposase yields the protein MIQELRHAHALSHLLLHAGMARSTFYYHLKQSKKPDKYLEAKQDITRIYREHQGRMGYRRIKFALRNEGRYINHKTVLKLMQELGIQSLIRTKKYKSYKGELGKVAPNLLNRDFKATLPDQKWATDITEFKVSDKRLYLSPIIDLFNGEIISYTMAENAKIKPVIDMIEQVKSTMTDNKPVILHSDQGWHYQMAIYQEALQRKNIVPSMSRKGNCLDNAIIENFFGTIKCELFYLKEYKSISQLKMEIKEYIHYYNNKRIRLNLDGMSPVNYRIHSLNST from the coding sequence ATCATCCAGGAATTAAGGCATGCCCATGCACTGTCACATTTATTACTGCATGCGGGGATGGCGAGAAGTACGTTTTATTATCATCTCAAACAATCCAAAAAACCGGATAAATATCTTGAAGCCAAACAGGACATTACAAGAATCTACAGAGAACATCAAGGGAGGATGGGGTACAGACGTATCAAGTTTGCACTCAGAAATGAGGGGAGATATATCAATCATAAAACCGTCTTGAAATTGATGCAGGAGTTGGGCATCCAGAGTCTAATTCGGACTAAAAAATATAAGTCCTATAAAGGGGAATTGGGGAAAGTCGCACCGAATCTACTTAACCGCGACTTTAAAGCCACATTGCCAGATCAAAAATGGGCAACGGATATTACAGAATTTAAGGTCTCGGATAAAAGACTATACCTATCTCCAATCATCGACCTGTTCAATGGGGAGATAATAAGTTATACAATGGCGGAAAACGCTAAAATCAAGCCGGTTATAGATATGATCGAACAGGTAAAAAGTACTATGACTGATAATAAACCAGTGATATTACACTCAGATCAAGGATGGCACTATCAAATGGCAATCTATCAAGAGGCATTACAAAGGAAGAATATTGTACCCAGCATGTCGAGAAAAGGGAACTGTCTTGACAATGCAATCATCGAAAACTTCTTTGGTACTATTAAATGCGAACTGTTCTATCTCAAAGAGTATAAATCAATCTCGCAACTCAAAATGGAAATCAAAGAGTACATCCATTACTACAACAACAAAAGAATTCGATTGAATCTAGATGGTATGAGTCCAGTCAATTATCGAATCCATTCACTAAATTCAACTTAA